Proteins co-encoded in one Brassica oleracea var. oleracea cultivar TO1000 chromosome C4, BOL, whole genome shotgun sequence genomic window:
- the LOC106336945 gene encoding ribonucleases P/MRP protein subunit POP1 isoform X2 — protein sequence MASANGNNNKKRGGGLSSLAPREISVQKFSEARAAELESLHSIVSERLNKDFRSKRNQRRRTNAYTSQPSKRRNIKRQRSESLLLSIGQQASSSHETKIPRRVKRRMELKGNPESGFSTTGDGTKRLRTHVWHAKRFSMTKLWGFHLPLGLHGRGRGSRDILNKSRQGVLVHDASYHIAVQLEGPEGSLLSILNMLLEPSPSSHSKEVFDSILTGFCYGNSMLYHVEPPVSQVIAPVIYMWRPSQLPKRIDEEKAADCVGNDFRKLWVWIHASSFSEGCASLKLACQNQMNETGVLVDCLSLEGQLAKLELFGTKASQLLQKTLHPVTSSQSPPSVLRKCSMEKAEAKNVADPYTEESIPSCAILPRFVIDPRLIPNNPCDDTTMSAEMTKTEPTESLEMMTTSTEAETFKCLWDANSELYPPEEENVLCWEKHQSRMKSFCIDDAADEFPKISSKPRSSRSCPLLLLKHRKLGDTATGWSLILPLSWVKVFWNAFVSKGGQAIGQREKRWLSCDAGLPFFPSDFPDCKAYSSLTMSEAVDVEEKAQRRPLAVRPFRIPIPPPWSSIHVTRCVKESSDQKLTSGETSGVEIFSNGGNVFDGMVARTPDSLPTFLQTFTNRVETIQEDETKARAEIHQRSDNKLCLVRVLLHAFKEGSFEEGAVVCAPSLADVSLLKSGCSEGEEGRVTIPQSSVSSYFLEQPSGTWELNVPENPHTKQSHRWPIGFVTTGFVRGSKKPTAEALCDAVLLGRLREEQWRGKDVKRRKKEIYVLVRNLRSCAYRLALATIVLEQQDASGDAHCF from the exons ATGGCTTCGGCTAATGGGAACAACAATAAGAAAAGAGGTGGAGGGCTATCGTCGCTCGCCCCTCGAGAAATCAGCGTCCAGAAATTCTCGGAGGCTAGGGCAGCAGAGCTCGAATCTCTTCACTCCATAGTGTCTGAGCGTTTGAACAAGGACTTCCGGTCAAAGAGGAACCAGAGGAGAAGGACCAATGCCTACACTAGCCAACCTTCAAAGAGACGTAACATTAAGAGGCAAAGATCAGAGTCATTATTGTTATCTATTGGTCAACAAGCATCATCATCTCATGAAACAAAGATCCCAAGACGAGTCAAGAGGAGAATGGAACTTAAAGGGAACCCTGAATCGGGTTTTTCTACCACTGGTGATGGAACAAAGAGGCTGAGAACACATGTTTGGCATGCTAAACGCTTCTCTATGACTAAGCTTTGGGGCTTTCACCTTCCTCTTGGTTTACATGGCAG AGGAAGGGGATCCAGGGATATCTTGAACAAGTCTAGGCAAGGTGTTCTTGTGCACGATGCAAGCTATCACATTGCTGTGCAGTTGGAGGGTCCAGAG GGCTCACTCTTGTCGATATTAAACATGCTACTGGAGCCTTCTCCTTCATCTCATTCCAAGGAAGTCTTCGACTCTATTCTCACAGGATTTTGTTATGGGAACTCCATG CTTTATCATGTCGAACCACCAGTTTCTCAGGTGATTGCTCCTGTAATTTATATGTGGAGACCTTCTCAGCTACCTAAGAGAATAGATGAGGAGAAAGCGGCTGACTGCGTAGGAAATGACTTTCGAAAACTATGGGTGTGGATCCATGCTTCTTCCTTCAGTGAGGGATGTGCTTCTCTTAAACTAGCTTGTCAAAATCAG ATGAATGAGACAGGTGTCTTAGTTGATTGCTTGTCACTCGAAGGCCAGCTTGCAAAACTTGAACTTTTTGGTACAAAAGCATCTCAGCTTCTGCAAAAGACCCTACATCCTGTTACAAG CTCACAGAGTCCTCCCTCTGTTTTAAGAAAATGTTCGATGGAAAAAGCCGAAGCTAAGAACGTTGCTGATCCTTACACAGAGGAGAGCATACCATCTTGCGCTATTTTACCACGGTTTGTCATAGATCCGCGGTTAATCCCGAATAATCCTTGTGATGATACTACAATGTCAGCTGAAATGACCAAAACGGAGCCTACTGAGTCACTTGAGATGATGACAACCAGCACAGAGGCTGAAACTTTCAAGTGCTTATGGGATGCAAATAGTGAACTGTATCCTCCAGAAGAAGAGAACGTATTGTGTTGGGAGAAGCATCAAAGTCGTATGAAGTCTTTTTGCATCGACGACGCAGCTGATGAGTTTCCTAAGATATCTAGCAAGCCAAGGAGTTCGAGGTCTTGTCCTTTACTGCTTCTTAAACATAGAAAGCTTGGGGATACAGCTACAGG ATGGTCTCTCATACTTCCCCTTAGTTGGGTCAAAGTTTTCTGGAATGCCTTTGTCTCAAAAGGAGGTCAGGCAATAGGTCAGAGGGAGAAACGCTGGCTTTCTTGTGAT GCTGGTTTGCCGTTTTTCCCATCAGATTTTCCTGACTGCAAAGCATATTCATCTTTAACAATGAGTGAAGCTGTAGACGTGGAGGAGAAGGCACAAAGGCGACCTCTTGCCGTGAGACCTTTCAGAATTCCCATTCCGCCTCCATGGAGTAGTATCCATGTCACGCGCTGTGTCAAAGAGAGTTCCGATCAAAAGCTTACAAGCGGTGAGACTAGTGGAGTGGAGATTTTTAGTAATGGTGGTAATGTATTCGATGGTATGGTGGCGAGAACACCAGATTCGCTGCCTACTTTTCTCCAAACTTTCACAAATCGTGTGGAGACGATTCAAGAAGATGAAACGAAAGCAAGAGCTGAGATCCATCAGAGGAGTGATAACAAACTATGCCTTGTCAGAGTTCTTCTACATGCTTTCAAGGAAGGCTCATTCGAAGAAGGCGCGGTTGTATGTGCACCATCTCTCGCAGACGTATCATTACTAAAATCCGG CTGCAGTGAGGGAGAAGAAGGGCGTGTTACAATCCCTCAATCTTCTGTAAGCTCTTACTTTCTAGAACAACCTTCTGGAACCTGGGAACTTAATGTCCCTGAAAACCCTCATACAAAGCAATCTCATAGATGGCCAATTGGGTTTGTGACGACAGGATTTGTCCGTGGGAG TAAAAAGCCGACGGCGGAAGCTCTGTGTGATGCAGTGTTGTTAGGGAGACTAAGAGAAGAGCAGTGGAGGGGGAAAGATGTGAAACGGAGAAAGAAGGAGATTTATGTTCTGGTTAGAAACCTAAGATCTTGTGCTTACAGACTCGCACTGGCCACTATTGTTTTGGAGCAACAAGACGCTTCTGGTGATGCCCACTGCTTTTAA
- the LOC106339610 gene encoding COP9 signalosome complex subunit 8, protein MDLSPVTEALAVKSFDKIADICDNLMLQVASEGISFHDDWPYAIHLLGYFYVDDCDSARFLWKTIPTSVKESKPEVVAAWRIGQRLWTRDYAGVYEAIRGYDWSPEAKDMVAAFSDVYTKRMFQLLLSAYSTIAIRVLALFLGMTEDDATTYVVENGWTVDTASQMVTVKKQAVKREQKVDSSKLQRLTEYVFHLEH, encoded by the exons ATGGATCTCTCCCCTGTTACGGAAGCTTTAGCCGTCAAATCCTTCGATAAAATCGCCGATATCTGCGATAATCTCATGCTTCAG GTTGCTTCCGAAGGAATCTCTTTCCATGATGACTGGCCTTACGCAATCCATCTTCTCGGTTACTTCTACGTTGACGATTG TGATAGCGCTCGTTTCCTCTGGAAGACAATACCTACAAGTGTGAAGGAAAGCAAGCCTGAAGTTGTTGCTGCTTGGAGGATTGGTCAGAGGCTCTGGACACGTGACTACGCAGGTGTGTATGAAGCTATTCGGGGTTATGATTGGAGTCCAGAAGCTAAAGATATGGTTGCTGCATTCTCAG ACGTTTACACCAAAAGGATGTTTCAGCTTTTGTTGTCTGCCTACTCCACAATTGCCATCCGCGTTTTGGCTCTTTTCCTAGGGATGACAGAAGATGATGCCACAACTT ATGTTGTGGAGAATGGGTGGACAGTGGATACAGCATCTCAAATGGTGACTGTGAAGAAGCAAGCTGTTAAAAGAGAGCAAAAGGTGGATTCATCCAAGCTGCAACGCTTGACGGAGTATGTGTTCCACCTTGAACACTAA
- the LOC106336945 gene encoding ribonucleases P/MRP protein subunit POP1 isoform X1, with the protein MASANGNNNKKRGGGLSSLAPREISVQKFSEARAAELESLHSIVSERLNKDFRSKRNQRRRTNAYTSQPSKRRNIKRQRSESLLLSIGQQASSSHETKIPRRVKRRMELKGNPESGFSTTGDGTKRLRTHVWHAKRFSMTKLWGFHLPLGLHGRGRGSRDILNKSRQGVLVHDASYHIAVQLEGPEGSLLSILNMLLEPSPSSHSKEVFDSILTGFCYGNSMLYHVEPPVSQVIAPVIYMWRPSQLPKRIDEEKAADCVGNDFRKLWVWIHASSFSEGCASLKLACQNQMNETGVLVDCLSLEGQLAKLELFGTKASQLLQKTLHPVTSSSQSPPSVLRKCSMEKAEAKNVADPYTEESIPSCAILPRFVIDPRLIPNNPCDDTTMSAEMTKTEPTESLEMMTTSTEAETFKCLWDANSELYPPEEENVLCWEKHQSRMKSFCIDDAADEFPKISSKPRSSRSCPLLLLKHRKLGDTATGWSLILPLSWVKVFWNAFVSKGGQAIGQREKRWLSCDAGLPFFPSDFPDCKAYSSLTMSEAVDVEEKAQRRPLAVRPFRIPIPPPWSSIHVTRCVKESSDQKLTSGETSGVEIFSNGGNVFDGMVARTPDSLPTFLQTFTNRVETIQEDETKARAEIHQRSDNKLCLVRVLLHAFKEGSFEEGAVVCAPSLADVSLLKSGCSEGEEGRVTIPQSSVSSYFLEQPSGTWELNVPENPHTKQSHRWPIGFVTTGFVRGSKKPTAEALCDAVLLGRLREEQWRGKDVKRRKKEIYVLVRNLRSCAYRLALATIVLEQQDASGDAHCF; encoded by the exons ATGGCTTCGGCTAATGGGAACAACAATAAGAAAAGAGGTGGAGGGCTATCGTCGCTCGCCCCTCGAGAAATCAGCGTCCAGAAATTCTCGGAGGCTAGGGCAGCAGAGCTCGAATCTCTTCACTCCATAGTGTCTGAGCGTTTGAACAAGGACTTCCGGTCAAAGAGGAACCAGAGGAGAAGGACCAATGCCTACACTAGCCAACCTTCAAAGAGACGTAACATTAAGAGGCAAAGATCAGAGTCATTATTGTTATCTATTGGTCAACAAGCATCATCATCTCATGAAACAAAGATCCCAAGACGAGTCAAGAGGAGAATGGAACTTAAAGGGAACCCTGAATCGGGTTTTTCTACCACTGGTGATGGAACAAAGAGGCTGAGAACACATGTTTGGCATGCTAAACGCTTCTCTATGACTAAGCTTTGGGGCTTTCACCTTCCTCTTGGTTTACATGGCAG AGGAAGGGGATCCAGGGATATCTTGAACAAGTCTAGGCAAGGTGTTCTTGTGCACGATGCAAGCTATCACATTGCTGTGCAGTTGGAGGGTCCAGAG GGCTCACTCTTGTCGATATTAAACATGCTACTGGAGCCTTCTCCTTCATCTCATTCCAAGGAAGTCTTCGACTCTATTCTCACAGGATTTTGTTATGGGAACTCCATG CTTTATCATGTCGAACCACCAGTTTCTCAGGTGATTGCTCCTGTAATTTATATGTGGAGACCTTCTCAGCTACCTAAGAGAATAGATGAGGAGAAAGCGGCTGACTGCGTAGGAAATGACTTTCGAAAACTATGGGTGTGGATCCATGCTTCTTCCTTCAGTGAGGGATGTGCTTCTCTTAAACTAGCTTGTCAAAATCAG ATGAATGAGACAGGTGTCTTAGTTGATTGCTTGTCACTCGAAGGCCAGCTTGCAAAACTTGAACTTTTTGGTACAAAAGCATCTCAGCTTCTGCAAAAGACCCTACATCCTGTTACAAG TAGCTCACAGAGTCCTCCCTCTGTTTTAAGAAAATGTTCGATGGAAAAAGCCGAAGCTAAGAACGTTGCTGATCCTTACACAGAGGAGAGCATACCATCTTGCGCTATTTTACCACGGTTTGTCATAGATCCGCGGTTAATCCCGAATAATCCTTGTGATGATACTACAATGTCAGCTGAAATGACCAAAACGGAGCCTACTGAGTCACTTGAGATGATGACAACCAGCACAGAGGCTGAAACTTTCAAGTGCTTATGGGATGCAAATAGTGAACTGTATCCTCCAGAAGAAGAGAACGTATTGTGTTGGGAGAAGCATCAAAGTCGTATGAAGTCTTTTTGCATCGACGACGCAGCTGATGAGTTTCCTAAGATATCTAGCAAGCCAAGGAGTTCGAGGTCTTGTCCTTTACTGCTTCTTAAACATAGAAAGCTTGGGGATACAGCTACAGG ATGGTCTCTCATACTTCCCCTTAGTTGGGTCAAAGTTTTCTGGAATGCCTTTGTCTCAAAAGGAGGTCAGGCAATAGGTCAGAGGGAGAAACGCTGGCTTTCTTGTGAT GCTGGTTTGCCGTTTTTCCCATCAGATTTTCCTGACTGCAAAGCATATTCATCTTTAACAATGAGTGAAGCTGTAGACGTGGAGGAGAAGGCACAAAGGCGACCTCTTGCCGTGAGACCTTTCAGAATTCCCATTCCGCCTCCATGGAGTAGTATCCATGTCACGCGCTGTGTCAAAGAGAGTTCCGATCAAAAGCTTACAAGCGGTGAGACTAGTGGAGTGGAGATTTTTAGTAATGGTGGTAATGTATTCGATGGTATGGTGGCGAGAACACCAGATTCGCTGCCTACTTTTCTCCAAACTTTCACAAATCGTGTGGAGACGATTCAAGAAGATGAAACGAAAGCAAGAGCTGAGATCCATCAGAGGAGTGATAACAAACTATGCCTTGTCAGAGTTCTTCTACATGCTTTCAAGGAAGGCTCATTCGAAGAAGGCGCGGTTGTATGTGCACCATCTCTCGCAGACGTATCATTACTAAAATCCGG CTGCAGTGAGGGAGAAGAAGGGCGTGTTACAATCCCTCAATCTTCTGTAAGCTCTTACTTTCTAGAACAACCTTCTGGAACCTGGGAACTTAATGTCCCTGAAAACCCTCATACAAAGCAATCTCATAGATGGCCAATTGGGTTTGTGACGACAGGATTTGTCCGTGGGAG TAAAAAGCCGACGGCGGAAGCTCTGTGTGATGCAGTGTTGTTAGGGAGACTAAGAGAAGAGCAGTGGAGGGGGAAAGATGTGAAACGGAGAAAGAAGGAGATTTATGTTCTGGTTAGAAACCTAAGATCTTGTGCTTACAGACTCGCACTGGCCACTATTGTTTTGGAGCAACAAGACGCTTCTGGTGATGCCCACTGCTTTTAA
- the LOC106339622 gene encoding actin-related protein 2/3 complex subunit 4 isoform X2 has translation MANPLRLYLACIRNTLEAAMCLQNFPCQEVERHNKPEVELKTSPELLLNPVLICRNEAEKCLIETSINSLRISLKVKQADELENILTKKFLRFLSMRAEAFQVLRRKPVQGYDISFLITNYHCEEMQKQKLIDFIIQFMEDIEKEISELKISVNTRGRLVATEFLKQFM, from the exons ATG GCAAATCCATTACGGCTCTATCTAGCCTGCATAAGGAATACCCTCGAGGCAGCCATGTGCTTACAG AACTTTCCTTGTCAAGAAGTTGAAAGGCATAATAAACCAGAGGTTGAACTAAA GACGAGCCCAGAACTTTTGCTAAATCCT GTTTTGATATGTCGTAATGAGGCTGAAAAGTGTTTGATAGAAACATCTATAAATTCACTCCGGATAAGCCTCAAG GTCAAACAAGCGGATGAACTTGAAAACATACTAACCAAAAAGTTCCTTAGATTCTTGTCCATGAGAGCAGAAGCTTTTCAAGTACTGAGGAGGAAGCCAGTGCAG GGATATGACATTAGCTTTCTTATAACAAACTACCACTGTGAAGAGATGCAGAAACAGAAGCTAATCGATTTCATTATTCAGTTTATGGAG GATATAGAGAAAGAAATAAGCGAGTTGAAGATATCAGTGAACACCAGAGGAAGACTGGTGGCTACAGAGTTTCTGAAACAGTTCATGTAA
- the LOC106341550 gene encoding histidine kinase CKI1-like, with protein sequence MVNVRKFVTSRPIFVFFLLAFLVIVFGCIPVTIWLRTTKNVTDGIVFCTEGLRSSLVSDIENIGKFTYQKTSSSTTGLANIIDSYLTNNDTHFKKIQTQVAPVLFKAYLTIPQVSQVSYISTDGLLFSYKTELNASVAVFANSSSGKGDYTWYTQTVDQITGRLTGNATKSKPVDVTHKDWFQAAQRNHTTAFVGPGLGGEVNEAMFQSVVSLYSKKGAVSLGFPVKTLIDSLNRLDLKGGELYLWTKEGTLIVPGRSLKATFFISNGSICFGRESSHCIPGNCSSRGYQVEIGRSKFQAFCSVLEVSGVPLRYTFMFPNKERGPSIGSASLYLLVATMFLGLCWPLGFVACMVNAAGREMHMRATLINQMEATQQAERKSMKKSQAFARASHDIRGSLAGITGLIDLCHDSEEVRHGSNLESRLKLVNGCTKDLLDLLNSVLDTSKIESGKMQLKEEEFNLAKLVEDVIDFFHPVAMKKGVDVVLDMHDGSVFKCSNVRGDGGKLKQILNNLVSNAVKFTVQGHISIRAWAQRTSSNAVLASDNEGGLSKFSKKSKDQGSMSNSVRNNGNMMEFVFEVDDTGKGIPMEMRKSVFENYVQVRETDQGQQGTGLGLGIVQSLVRLMGGEIRIIDKAMGEKGTCFEFNVLLSAASESQVSRQDTEEGDHMHGAIKTSSGGSMSIRSMSPRLHNWLSSSPKQERSRVLLLMKDGERRRVTEKYIKSLGIKVTVVKKWEHLNHVLERLIGVSRQGSMGRNESLSSSSRELPLIGMDGIDSRSQTPKRTRHGFSPALLVVIDAETRSFPELYDIVEQFRRGLHHGVSCKVVWLNDRGDGSLRGDISCSKPFHGSCLNKVLKMLPEFGGTEPKEDKQGALKPSEDELLSGKRVMVVDDNHTTSLYATIKLKKMGASEIKQCYNGKEAVRLVSEWLTQREHEEGGSSEMLLPFDYIFMDCQMPEMDGYEATREIRKMEEKYGAGLHIPIIAVSGHDHGSTEAIKTIEAGMDAFLEKNLNHDQLAKVIREITSKVQNP encoded by the exons ATGGTGAACGTTAGAAAGTTTGTGACTTCTCGTCCAATATTTGTCTTCTTCCTCTTG GCATTTCTGGTGATTGTTTTCGGGTGCATACCGGTCACGATTTGGCTCAGAACAACTAAGAACGTAACAGACGGCATTGTTTTTTGCACTGAAGGCCTCCGGTCAAGTCTAGTTTCTGATATTGAAAATATCGGAAAATTTACCTACCAGAAGACCAGTTCATCTACTACCGGTTTAGCCAACATTATAGATTCTTATCTCACAAACAATGATACTCATTTCAAAAAGATTCAAACACAG GTCGCACCGGTGTTGTTTAAAGCTTATTTAACGATCCCTCAAGTCTCACAAGTTTCGTACATTAGCACGGATGGTCTCTTGTTTTCTTACAAAACAGAACTGAACGCAAGTGTCGCTGTCTTTGCCAATTCTTCAAGTGGTAAAGGAGACTACACTTGGTACACTCAAACAGTCGATCAGATAACCGGTCGTCTTACCGGAAATGCAACGAAATCTAAGCCTGTGGATGTAACCCATAAAGACTGGTTCCAAGCAGCGCAGAGAAACCACACTACCGCCTTTGTGGGACCTGGTTTGGGAGGAGAAGTTAATGAGGCTATGTTTCAGAGCGTCGTTAGCTTGTACAGCAAGAAAGGAGCTGTTTCATTAGGGTTTCCGGTTAAAACGTTAATCGATTCTTTGAACCGTTTGGATCTAAAGGGTGGAGAGCTTTACTTGTGGACCAAGGAAGGGACATTGATTGTTCCTGGAAGATCACTAAAAGCTACTTTCTTCATCTCCAATGGCTCCATTTGCTTTGGTAGAGAATCGTCTCATTGCATCCCCGGAAATTGTAGTTCTCGTGGTTACCAGGTGGAGATCGGAAGATCGAAATTCCAAGCTTTTTGCTCTGTTCTTGAAGTTTCCGGAGTGCCTCTG AGATACACATTCATGTTTCCCAACAAAGAAAGGGGACCAAGCATCGGGAGCGCATCGCTATATCTTCTTGTTGCAACAATGTTTTTGGGCTTGTGCTGGCCTCTAGGGTTTGTGGCGTGTATGGTGAACGCAGCAGGAAGAGAGATGCATATGCGTGCAACATTGATCAACCAAATGGAAGCAACACAACAGGCCGAGAGAAAAAGCATGAAGAAGAGTCAAGCCTTTGCAAGAGCTAGCCACGATATAAGAGGTTCCCTTGCCGGGATTACTGGTCTGATTGATCTATGTCATGACTCTGAAGAAGTTAGACATGGGTCTAACCTAGAGTCTCGTCTTAAGCTAGTGAATGGCTGCACCAAGGATCTGCTTG ATTTGCTCAACTCTGTTTTGGACACGAGCAAAATCGAAAGCGGGAAGATGCAGTTAAAGGAAGAAGAGTTCAACCTAGCAAAACTTGTGGAAGACGTCATCGATTTTTTTCATCCCGTGGCGATGAAGAAAGGGGTTGATGTGGTTTTGGATATGCACGATGGCTCGGTTTTCAAATGCTCTAACGTGCGAGGAGATGGTGGAAAACTGAAGCAAATCCTCAACAATCTTGTCAGCAATGCGGTCAAGTTCACGGTCCAGGGACACATTTCGATCCGAGCTTGGGCTCAGAGGACCAGTTCCAATGCGGTCCTTGCATCAGACAATGAAGGAGGTTTATCAAAGTTTTCAAAGAAGAGTAAAGACCAGGGTTCAATGTCGAATTCAGTTAGAAACAATGGGAACATGATGGAGTTTGTGTTTGAAGTGGATGACACAGGGAAAGGGATACCAATGGAGATGCGTAAATCAGTGTTTGAAAACTATGTTCAGGTAAGAGAAACAGATCAAGGACAACAAGGAACTGGATTAGGACTTGGGATTGTGCAGTCTCTGGTAAGGTTAATGGGAGGGGAGATAAGAATCATTGACAAGGCCATGGGAGAGAAGGGAACATGTTTTGAGTTCAACGTTTTATTGTCAGCAGCATCAGAGTCTCAAGTGAGTAGACAGGACACGGAAGAAGGAGATCACATGCATGGGGCTATTAAAACTTCATCGGGAGGTAGCATGAGCATACGGAGCATGAGCCCTAGGTTACACAACTGGCTCAGCTCGAGTCCAAAGCAAGAAAGGTCTCGAGTGCTTCTTCTGATGAAAGATGGAGAACGTAGAAGGGTTACAGAGAAATACATAAAGAGCCTTGGAATAAAAGTCACAGTGGTGAAAAAATGGGAGCATCTGAATCATGTTCTGGAGAGGCTTATTGGGGTTTCACGTCAGGGTTCCATGGGAAGAAACGAATCATTAAGCTCGAGCTCAAGGGAGTTGCCTTTGATTGGCATGGATGGGATTGATTCAAGAAGCCAGACTCCTAAAAGAACAAGGCATGGTTTCTCTCCAGCTCTCCTTGTGGTGATTGATGCGGAAACCAGATCATTTCCTGAGCTGTATGACATTGTTGAACAGTTTCGCAGAGGCTTGCACCATGGTGTTTCCTGTAAAGTTGTTTGGCTTAATGATAGGGGAGATGGAAGTTTGAGAGGGGACATTAGCTGTTCTAAACCGTTTCATGGATCATGTCTCAACAAAGTGCTGAAGATGTTGCCTGAATTTGGAGGAACCGAGCCAAAAGAAGACAAACAAGGAGCTCTCAAGCCTAGTGAAGATGAGTTATTGAGTGGAAAGAGGGTTATGGTGGTGGATGATAATCATACAACATCTTTATATGCAACAATAAAGCTGAAAAAGATGGGAGCCTCTGAGATCAAACAATGCTACAATGGAAAAGAAGCTGTGAGATTAGTCAGTGAATGGCTTACACAACGAGAACATGAGGAAGGAGGTTCATCAGAAATGCTTCTTCCCTTTGACTACATATTCATGGACTGCCAG ATGCCAGAAATGGATGGATATGAAGCAACTAGAGAGATTAGAAAAATGGAGGAAAAATATGGTGCTGGTTTGCATATTCCAATTATAGCTGTATCTGGTCATGATCATGGTTCAACAGAAGCAATAAAAACCATAGAAGCTGGAATGGACGCCTTCTTGGAGAAAAACTTGAATCATGACCAGCTTGCAAAGGTCATCAGAGAAATCACAAGCAAG GTTCAGAATCCATAA
- the LOC106339622 gene encoding actin-related protein 2/3 complex subunit 4 isoform X1, with protein MIRVMHHHSLFLSQLKTMHFCSCATVQNFPCQEVERHNKPEVELKTSPELLLNPVLICRNEAEKCLIETSINSLRISLKVKQADELENILTKKFLRFLSMRAEAFQVLRRKPVQGYDISFLITNYHCEEMQKQKLIDFIIQFMEDIEKEISELKISVNTRGRLVATEFLKQFM; from the exons ATGATTAGGGTTATGCACCATCATTCGCTTTTTCTCTCGCAATTGAAAACTATGCACTTTTGTTCCTGTGCAACAGTACAA AACTTTCCTTGTCAAGAAGTTGAAAGGCATAATAAACCAGAGGTTGAACTAAA GACGAGCCCAGAACTTTTGCTAAATCCT GTTTTGATATGTCGTAATGAGGCTGAAAAGTGTTTGATAGAAACATCTATAAATTCACTCCGGATAAGCCTCAAG GTCAAACAAGCGGATGAACTTGAAAACATACTAACCAAAAAGTTCCTTAGATTCTTGTCCATGAGAGCAGAAGCTTTTCAAGTACTGAGGAGGAAGCCAGTGCAG GGATATGACATTAGCTTTCTTATAACAAACTACCACTGTGAAGAGATGCAGAAACAGAAGCTAATCGATTTCATTATTCAGTTTATGGAG GATATAGAGAAAGAAATAAGCGAGTTGAAGATATCAGTGAACACCAGAGGAAGACTGGTGGCTACAGAGTTTCTGAAACAGTTCATGTAA